One Ethanoligenens harbinense YUAN-3 genomic window carries:
- a CDS encoding ABC transporter substrate-binding protein: MVKSGLKRICGSAVALSILCGVVLSGCSNSTAGSTSGASSSGKLSGTISVAGWNDAADALSAEAKAFMAENPGTTVNVQKVDGNYTKLYTELAAGSGVPDVVQMQNRDVQSFVNKYPDAWADVSDMMKSEESNFDSYVLNLTKIKGKYYAVPWDLGPCALYYRKDIFQQAGVDPSSIKTYDDYIAAGKKIVQATDGKTKLLGFDYSGSTSNDMLLLLLNQLGGQFYDSKGKVKLDSDEMVKAMNLCKQFISEGVSINLSNEWNDRITATENNQIATIPYAVWYAGTLESSNSDQSGKWGIIPLPAFTAGGNTQANEGGSALAISSKTSNAALAKAFVKFSLMSSEGNKINLDAGKLFTSYKKSYSDPEYKEVDSYFGVSVGATFAGLSDKIPSVTYGPYFTDVNNALKTAVGSILLKSGDVSKTLSDATASAQKAVDNE, translated from the coding sequence ATGGTAAAAAGTGGATTAAAAAGAATTTGTGGGTCGGCGGTGGCGCTGTCAATCCTGTGCGGGGTTGTGCTGAGCGGCTGCTCCAACAGCACGGCGGGCAGCACCTCGGGCGCGAGTTCTTCGGGCAAACTTTCGGGCACCATTTCCGTTGCGGGATGGAATGACGCGGCTGATGCGCTGTCGGCCGAGGCAAAGGCGTTTATGGCCGAAAATCCGGGTACGACGGTCAATGTTCAGAAGGTGGACGGCAACTACACCAAACTGTATACCGAGCTGGCCGCCGGTTCCGGCGTTCCGGATGTCGTGCAGATGCAGAACCGCGACGTGCAGAGCTTCGTCAACAAATACCCCGACGCATGGGCGGACGTGAGCGATATGATGAAGTCGGAAGAGAGCAACTTTGATTCTTATGTGCTCAATTTGACCAAAATAAAAGGGAAATACTACGCGGTGCCGTGGGATCTGGGACCGTGTGCGCTTTATTACCGCAAAGACATTTTCCAGCAGGCGGGTGTGGACCCAAGCAGCATCAAAACCTATGACGATTACATCGCTGCGGGCAAAAAGATTGTGCAGGCGACCGACGGCAAAACCAAACTGCTCGGCTTTGACTACAGCGGCTCCACCTCAAACGATATGCTTCTCCTCCTTTTGAATCAGTTGGGCGGCCAGTTTTATGACAGCAAAGGCAAAGTCAAGCTGGATTCGGACGAAATGGTGAAAGCAATGAACCTCTGCAAGCAGTTTATTTCGGAAGGCGTGTCCATCAACCTTTCCAATGAGTGGAACGACCGCATCACGGCTACGGAAAACAATCAGATCGCCACAATCCCCTATGCGGTTTGGTATGCGGGCACACTGGAAAGCTCCAATAGCGACCAGAGCGGCAAGTGGGGCATCATCCCGCTGCCGGCGTTCACTGCGGGCGGCAACACGCAGGCCAACGAAGGCGGATCGGCGCTGGCAATTTCGTCTAAAACGAGCAACGCTGCCCTGGCAAAAGCGTTCGTTAAGTTTTCGCTGATGAGCAGCGAAGGAAACAAGATCAACCTTGACGCGGGTAAACTCTTTACCTCGTACAAAAAATCATATAGCGACCCCGAATATAAGGAAGTTGATTCGTACTTCGGTGTTTCCGTGGGCGCGACTTTTGCCGGCCTTTCCGATAAGATTCCGAGCGTGACCTATGGCCCGTATTTTACAGATGTGAACAATGCCCTCAAAACGGCGGTCGGTTCGATCCTTCTGAAAAGCGGAGATGTCTCCAAGACACTGAGCGATGCTACTGCTTCCGCGCAAAAAGCCGTCGATAACGAATAA
- a CDS encoding carbohydrate ABC transporter permease, which translates to MGYTLRKKLSPLIFVGPFLALFAIFMLYPIIYSVVLSFSKYRAGDIVFVGLKNYTYLLTEPLFYKSLLNNFIILLIQVPIMILLALVFGNLLNSALIRGKGFFRMFTFMPVLIDAVSYSIIFSLFFNENNGLVNNVLGVFGVSPHHWFSNGPLAMMVIILALTWRWTGYNSIIILSGLQNISADLYEAADIDGANSVVKFFRITIPQLKPVIMFCVFNSINGTLQLFTEPQLLTQGGPANATLTSVLYLYQIGFKNFNFGVASAGSYILAIIIAIMTLIQFRVTKED; encoded by the coding sequence ATGGGTTATACACTAAGGAAGAAACTATCACCTCTTATTTTCGTCGGGCCGTTTCTTGCTCTGTTCGCTATCTTTATGTTGTACCCGATTATATACTCTGTCGTACTGAGCTTCAGCAAATACCGTGCAGGAGACATTGTTTTTGTAGGGCTCAAAAATTATACGTATCTGTTGACCGAGCCGTTGTTTTATAAGTCCCTGCTCAACAATTTTATTATTCTGCTGATACAAGTGCCGATTATGATCCTGCTTGCGCTGGTGTTTGGCAACCTGCTGAATTCCGCGCTGATTCGCGGCAAAGGGTTCTTCCGCATGTTCACCTTTATGCCGGTTTTAATCGACGCCGTAAGCTACTCCATCATTTTTTCTCTGTTTTTTAATGAAAACAATGGCCTTGTCAACAATGTCCTCGGCGTATTCGGTGTCAGCCCGCACCACTGGTTTTCCAACGGCCCTCTTGCCATGATGGTCATTATTCTGGCGCTTACCTGGCGGTGGACCGGCTATAACAGCATCATTATTCTTTCCGGCCTGCAAAACATCTCAGCCGATCTTTACGAAGCGGCGGACATCGACGGGGCGAACTCGGTCGTGAAATTTTTCCGGATCACCATTCCGCAGCTCAAGCCGGTGATCATGTTCTGTGTCTTCAACTCCATCAACGGTACGCTTCAGCTTTTCACAGAGCCGCAACTGCTGACGCAGGGCGGCCCGGCAAATGCCACCCTTACCTCGGTCCTTTATCTGTATCAGATCGGGTTTAAAAACTTCAACTTTGGCGTTGCATCGGCCGGCTCCTACATCCTTGCTATTATCATAGCAATCATGACGCTCATCCAATTCCGTGTAACGAAGGAGGATTAA
- a CDS encoding carbohydrate ABC transporter permease, giving the protein MKRTGTKAAIYIILTAASIIAIFPFIWTFIASTHNNTEIFNLSNTLIPKGNFLSNLTKLQQAVPIWNNLLNSLFITIVFTVLTLLIDSMAGYGFAKYRFKGKNVIFFACLITMMIPPQVTMVPLFIQMTKMNWVNTPWAIIIPNLAAMFGVFLMRQSFEQFPNDLIESSRIDGAGEISTFFRIVLPTMKPALASLGILTFVSQWGNYMWPLIVLNKADSYTLPLALAMLVAPGNVINYGAIMVGAVIALIPVLVFFLVFQKNFIQGMLSGAVKG; this is encoded by the coding sequence ATGAAACGCACCGGTACAAAAGCTGCTATTTACATCATCCTCACGGCAGCCTCCATTATCGCTATTTTCCCTTTTATCTGGACATTCATCGCTTCCACCCACAACAACACGGAAATTTTCAATTTAAGCAATACGCTTATTCCAAAAGGTAATTTTCTAAGCAACCTTACCAAGCTCCAGCAGGCGGTGCCTATTTGGAACAACCTGCTCAACAGCCTGTTTATTACCATTGTCTTCACGGTTCTGACCCTGTTGATTGATTCCATGGCCGGCTATGGGTTTGCCAAGTATCGCTTTAAAGGAAAAAACGTCATCTTTTTTGCCTGCCTGATCACCATGATGATTCCGCCGCAGGTCACGATGGTGCCGTTGTTTATCCAGATGACCAAGATGAACTGGGTGAACACGCCCTGGGCCATCATCATTCCAAACCTGGCCGCGATGTTCGGCGTGTTTTTGATGCGGCAGAGTTTTGAGCAGTTCCCCAACGATCTGATCGAATCTTCGCGGATTGACGGGGCAGGGGAAATAAGCACCTTTTTCCGCATCGTTTTGCCTACCATGAAACCGGCATTGGCCTCCTTGGGAATCCTGACGTTTGTCAGCCAGTGGGGCAACTATATGTGGCCGTTGATCGTGCTCAACAAAGCGGACAGCTATACGCTGCCGCTGGCGCTGGCCATGCTGGTCGCACCGGGCAATGTCATCAACTACGGCGCCATTATGGTGGGTGCGGTCATCGCGTTGATTCCGGTATTGGTGTTCTTCCTCGTCTTCCAGAAGAACTTCATTCAAGGGATGCTCAGCGGGGCTGTGAAGGGTTAG
- a CDS encoding LacI family DNA-binding transcriptional regulator, which yields MATIKDIAKIVGVSTTTVSRVLNNDPEFTVSANTRMHIFQTAEKLAYKKRAPASVTHRVALLYWLTENEELEDIYYKQIRMELETKFQDYNISMRRYDKEEGIGAIDPETDAFLIVGRFEKQEFEKITSISRLGVIIDTASNDIFFDSVRPNLSLMIRQMIDHFLAQGHRKIGLICGHDYGQQKRVETLDIRENAFREYMEELGILNEKYIFRSATGSVSGGYQCALNAIEESSGDLPTAFCVASDPLAVGTLQAFHEKGIAIPQRVSFFSIDDVIVSKYVSPPLTTFHIDIPFMCQTALKLLQERLANPNMPQETILLNGTPVYRKSIQNI from the coding sequence ATGGCAACTATAAAAGACATAGCAAAAATCGTAGGGGTCTCCACAACAACGGTTTCAAGGGTGCTTAATAACGATCCCGAGTTTACCGTGAGTGCAAATACACGTATGCATATTTTTCAGACCGCTGAAAAATTGGCTTATAAAAAAAGAGCGCCCGCTTCCGTGACCCATCGCGTCGCTCTGCTGTATTGGTTGACGGAAAATGAAGAACTGGAGGACATATACTATAAGCAGATACGCATGGAGCTGGAAACGAAATTCCAGGATTACAACATTTCCATGCGGCGTTACGACAAAGAAGAGGGCATCGGCGCCATTGATCCCGAAACAGATGCCTTTTTGATCGTCGGTCGGTTTGAAAAACAGGAGTTTGAGAAAATAACGTCCATTTCGCGGTTGGGCGTTATCATAGATACTGCTTCAAACGATATTTTTTTTGATTCGGTGCGCCCAAATTTATCTTTGATGATTCGCCAGATGATTGATCATTTTCTCGCACAAGGGCATCGCAAAATCGGCCTGATCTGCGGGCACGATTATGGACAGCAAAAACGTGTTGAAACCTTGGATATCCGGGAAAATGCCTTCCGCGAATATATGGAAGAACTGGGGATTCTAAACGAAAAGTATATTTTTCGTTCGGCCACGGGATCTGTGTCCGGTGGCTATCAGTGCGCCCTGAATGCCATCGAAGAAAGCAGTGGCGACCTGCCCACCGCTTTCTGTGTGGCCAGCGATCCACTGGCGGTGGGAACGTTGCAGGCATTCCATGAAAAAGGGATTGCCATTCCCCAAAGGGTCAGCTTTTTTAGTATTGACGATGTAATCGTAAGTAAATATGTTTCCCCGCCTCTGACAACATTCCACATTGATATACCGTTTATGTGCCAAACGGCGCTGAAGTTGCTTCAAGAACGATTGGCAAACCCTAATATGCCACAGGAAACCATTCTGCTCAACGGTACGCCAGTATACCGCAAAAGCATACAAAACATATAA
- a CDS encoding DUF624 domain-containing protein, translated as MSFFNMRYDRPGPGVSKDEKPKSAPGRFLEIYTRKFWYLVRLNLLYAVFCILFCIPLVFAVSAHIVGSWLFYLCTLPIIFTGPFTAGFVYELRDFARERPSFIWGDFKDAARQNWKQALAASAIAVVGFDCLGVLLQFYSALLGTQRIAYFLLAFLCFGGLLFLFMQYYVFLIIVTFEMRLKDVYRNALIFAFAGIGRNVLVTVLSAVILFVTCILVPPLLVLFPFITAGTIGLLVNFTVWPLVKKHMIDPHAGQPSAPAAEEPIFKDPDPKR; from the coding sequence TTGAGTTTTTTTAATATGCGCTATGACAGACCGGGCCCCGGCGTAAGCAAAGACGAAAAGCCCAAATCGGCGCCCGGCCGCTTTTTGGAAATCTACACGCGGAAATTTTGGTACCTGGTTAGGCTCAACCTGCTGTATGCGGTTTTCTGCATCCTTTTCTGCATTCCACTCGTTTTTGCTGTCTCGGCGCATATCGTCGGCAGTTGGCTCTTTTATCTTTGCACGCTTCCGATTATATTCACCGGACCGTTCACGGCAGGTTTTGTCTATGAACTGCGGGATTTTGCTCGCGAAAGGCCCTCTTTTATCTGGGGGGATTTCAAAGACGCTGCGCGGCAAAACTGGAAACAGGCACTGGCGGCATCAGCGATCGCTGTAGTCGGATTCGACTGCTTGGGGGTGCTGCTTCAATTTTATTCCGCTCTTTTGGGTACACAGCGTATCGCTTATTTTCTGTTGGCATTCCTGTGTTTTGGCGGCCTGTTGTTCCTGTTCATGCAATATTATGTTTTCCTGATCATCGTTACGTTTGAGATGAGGCTCAAAGACGTTTACCGCAATGCCCTGATTTTTGCATTTGCCGGCATCGGGCGGAATGTTCTGGTTACCGTTCTAAGCGCGGTTATCCTGTTTGTAACCTGCATCCTGGTGCCGCCGCTGCTGGTCTTGTTTCCGTTTATTACAGCCGGCACCATTGGTTTGCTGGTCAATTTTACGGTATGGCCGCTGGTGAAAAAACACATGATTGATCCGCACGCCGGACAACCGTCCGCTCCGGCCGCGGAAGAGCCCATTTTTAAAGACCCGGACCCAAAACGCTGA
- a CDS encoding glycoside hydrolase family 2 TIM barrel-domain containing protein: MNLPNYYENPEITSIGTMPDRAYYIPVPEGTADAGGRLADSGCVTPLDGTWLFRLFPNVLEVPECFPQPSYDESDMEPITVPSVWQCGGYDAHQYTNTRYPIPYDPPYVPFQNPCGAYATWFDYADQRDGSHMFLNFEGIDSCAYVYINGQFAGFHKISHAHVEYDITRFLREGRNKLAVLVLKWCDGTYLEDQDKLRMSGIFRSVYLLRRAQNHLRDFTVSQQFSEDLKTAWLHVSARFLEGIGSIAYRFWDGNTLLAQGESADGIFSLQVDAPKLWNAEQPYLYNLELSSCGETIREPVGLRKIEMRKGVALLNGKSFKIKGVNRHDSDPVTGYTQSAEQLLRDLTLMKNHNINAVRTSHYPPCPELLYLCDRLGFYVIDEADIEAHGGIDLYGADEREIGRLAADSRFANAILRRVQHLVARDKNRPSVIMWSLGNESGYGDNFVKAAEWVHAADASRPVHYESSVHPYPGTNTDLSVLDVYSRMYASTQFVDTYFSQPQQKPFIQCEFCHAMGNGPGDLEDYFKQIYRYDGFWGGCVWEWCDHAVYAGETPDGKPRYLYGGDFGDFPNDGNFCVDGLVFPDRTPSTGLLEYKNVLRPVRAEAADTRQGIFILKNCQDFSDTGNTVDIVYELTRNGKTVQSGSLPTLSIAPHTAETVSIPYVLPEDGRCFLRLRYLKKGGADCVPTGTELGFDQFELPVSGGFQLPELVVTAPVSFEEGERYISIFGRDFRYGFDRYEGTFTSLTSKGKELLTGPMSLNIWRAPTDNDRNIKHEWYAAGYDRALPKVYETDVKRDRDCVVLHCRSSLAPLFIQPVLHIDAAYRVHASGRVDVSFEVRKNPVMPVLPRFGVRLFLDRAFSHVRYFAYGPIESYADKHQASYRGLFESTVEEQHVPYIRPQENGSHFGSEYLELAGGGTALAFTSNRPFSFQASPYTQEELTQKEHEFELEPAGGTILCVDYKQNGIGSNSCGPELLPDYRFDENAFTFAFSFLPYALD; encoded by the coding sequence ATGAATCTGCCAAACTATTACGAAAATCCTGAAATCACCAGCATTGGGACCATGCCGGATCGGGCCTATTACATCCCGGTCCCGGAGGGAACGGCAGACGCGGGCGGCCGGCTGGCCGATTCCGGCTGCGTGACCCCGTTGGATGGAACATGGCTTTTCCGGTTGTTCCCCAATGTGCTGGAAGTGCCGGAATGCTTCCCGCAGCCATCCTATGATGAGTCTGACATGGAACCGATCACGGTGCCGTCTGTCTGGCAATGCGGCGGGTACGATGCGCACCAGTATACCAACACGCGGTATCCCATCCCGTATGACCCGCCGTATGTGCCTTTCCAAAACCCCTGCGGCGCCTATGCCACTTGGTTTGACTACGCCGACCAGCGGGATGGCTCGCATATGTTCTTGAATTTTGAAGGGATTGATTCCTGTGCGTATGTCTACATAAACGGACAATTTGCCGGTTTTCATAAAATCTCGCATGCGCATGTGGAATACGACATTACCCGTTTTCTGCGGGAAGGCCGTAACAAACTGGCTGTTTTGGTATTGAAATGGTGTGATGGCACCTATTTGGAGGATCAGGACAAATTGCGTATGTCCGGTATTTTCCGAAGTGTTTATCTCCTGCGGCGTGCGCAGAACCATTTGCGGGATTTTACGGTTTCCCAACAGTTTTCAGAAGATCTGAAAACCGCATGGCTGCACGTAAGCGCCCGGTTTTTAGAGGGTATCGGATCGATCGCATACCGATTTTGGGACGGCAATACGCTCTTGGCGCAGGGAGAATCCGCCGACGGAATCTTTTCTCTGCAAGTGGACGCACCAAAACTCTGGAATGCGGAACAGCCTTATCTCTATAACCTGGAGCTGTCGTCCTGCGGAGAAACGATCCGGGAACCGGTGGGGCTGCGCAAAATCGAGATGCGAAAAGGCGTGGCGCTCCTGAACGGCAAATCGTTTAAAATCAAAGGCGTCAACCGGCACGACAGCGATCCGGTGACCGGTTATACACAATCTGCGGAACAGCTTCTGCGTGACTTGACATTGATGAAAAACCACAACATCAATGCCGTTCGCACCAGCCACTACCCTCCTTGCCCCGAACTGCTGTACCTGTGCGACCGGCTGGGATTTTATGTGATCGACGAGGCGGACATCGAAGCGCACGGCGGCATTGATCTCTATGGCGCGGATGAACGGGAGATCGGCAGGCTGGCGGCGGACAGCCGTTTTGCAAACGCCATCCTCCGCCGGGTGCAGCACCTGGTCGCACGGGACAAAAACCGCCCCAGTGTCATCATGTGGTCGCTTGGGAATGAGTCCGGATATGGGGACAATTTTGTAAAAGCCGCCGAATGGGTTCACGCAGCCGATGCTTCCCGCCCGGTCCATTACGAAAGCAGCGTGCATCCTTATCCGGGCACGAACACCGATCTGTCGGTGTTGGATGTCTACAGCCGCATGTATGCGTCCACCCAGTTTGTGGATACCTATTTCAGCCAACCGCAGCAAAAACCGTTTATCCAGTGTGAGTTCTGCCACGCGATGGGCAACGGCCCGGGGGATCTGGAAGATTATTTCAAACAGATCTATCGTTATGACGGCTTTTGGGGAGGGTGTGTTTGGGAATGGTGTGACCACGCCGTCTATGCCGGGGAAACGCCGGATGGGAAGCCCAGGTATCTGTATGGCGGTGATTTCGGTGATTTTCCAAACGACGGAAATTTTTGTGTGGATGGTCTGGTCTTTCCGGACCGCACACCGTCCACGGGGCTTCTGGAATATAAAAACGTTCTGCGGCCGGTGCGCGCAGAGGCTGCGGATACGCGGCAAGGTATTTTCATTCTGAAAAACTGCCAGGATTTTTCCGACACGGGCAATACGGTGGACATTGTTTACGAACTCACGCGCAACGGCAAAACGGTGCAATCCGGCTCGTTGCCGACTCTGTCCATTGCGCCCCACACGGCAGAGACCGTCAGCATTCCCTACGTGCTGCCGGAAGACGGACGCTGCTTTTTGCGCCTGCGCTATCTGAAAAAGGGCGGCGCCGATTGTGTCCCCACGGGGACAGAGCTGGGTTTCGACCAGTTTGAACTCCCGGTCAGTGGCGGGTTCCAACTGCCGGAGCTTGTGGTGACCGCTCCGGTCTCTTTTGAGGAAGGGGAACGGTACATCTCTATCTTCGGCCGGGACTTCCGCTATGGCTTTGACCGTTATGAGGGGACGTTCACCAGTTTGACTTCTAAAGGCAAAGAACTGCTCACAGGGCCCATGAGCCTGAATATCTGGCGCGCGCCTACCGATAACGACCGAAACATCAAACACGAATGGTATGCGGCCGGATATGACCGGGCGCTTCCCAAGGTGTATGAGACGGATGTGAAACGAGACAGGGACTGTGTGGTATTGCATTGTCGGTCATCACTGGCGCCCCTTTTCATCCAGCCCGTCCTGCACATCGACGCTGCCTACCGCGTACACGCGAGCGGTAGGGTGGACGTTTCTTTTGAGGTCCGCAAAAACCCCGTTATGCCCGTTCTTCCACGGTTCGGTGTCCGGCTGTTTTTAGATCGCGCATTTTCGCATGTGCGCTATTTTGCCTACGGGCCGATCGAAAGCTATGCCGACAAACATCAGGCGTCTTACCGCGGCTTGTTTGAAAGCACAGTGGAAGAGCAGCATGTGCCGTATATCCGTCCGCAGGAAAACGGCTCCCACTTCGGCAGCGAATATCTGGAGCTGGCCGGGGGCGGTACGGCTCTGGCATTCACCTCGAATCGGCCATTCAGTTTTCAGGCATCGCCGTACACCCAGGAAGAACTCACGCAAAAAGAGCATGAATTTGAACTGGAACCGGCCGGGGGCACGATTTTGTGCGTGGACTATAAACAGAACGGCATCGGCTCCAACAGCTGCGGCCCGGAATTGCTGCCAGACTATCGTTTTGATGAAAATGCGTTCACTTTTGCATTTTCCTTTCTGCCCTATGCATTGGATTGA
- a CDS encoding glycoside hydrolase family 13 protein, whose product MQSKWWQGLIAYQIYPKSFLDTNGDGVGDLPGILQKLDYIASLGVNVLWLSPVFQSPMVDNGYDISDYRKTDPLFGTNEDMDRLIAEADKRGIKILMDLVVNHTSDQHPWFQEAIRDPGSKYADYYIFEETEDGNPPNNLRAYFSTPAWTRVPGTNRWYFHAFAAEQPDLNWENPALRAEIADMVNWWLDKGLGGFRIDAISNIKKSPLVRAHRLFEADAPDGTAFIRDWVVNQPGITDFLSELADHTFRPHDSMTVAEADVPPDLLKAFIGPDGFFSMTFDFTYADIDERGLPPFSKPVFTLDDLRAALFKSQMHTQDVGGWAAPFLENHDQPRSLNKYIPAEDIGYASATMLATLLLTLRGTPFIYQGEELGMTNCPMELGEYDDLAVSNQYEDGLRRGHAHEWMLEYFNRRSRDNSRTPFQWNDGPNAGFTTGSPWLKVNPNYVAVNEEQQAGDPHSILSDYQRLIGLRRRSSVSDLLTYGTFEPVECGGTIIAYRRALKGRSVLVLLNFGSSRTDFNLSGCEGLVFTNLEGTARKGHMLELLPYQAVLLTETE is encoded by the coding sequence ATGCAGAGCAAATGGTGGCAAGGTTTGATCGCTTATCAGATCTATCCCAAAAGTTTTCTGGACACCAACGGCGACGGGGTGGGCGACCTCCCCGGCATTTTGCAGAAGCTGGACTATATTGCCTCGCTGGGCGTGAATGTCCTCTGGCTCAGTCCGGTCTTTCAGTCTCCCATGGTGGACAACGGGTATGACATCTCCGACTACCGTAAGACCGATCCGCTTTTTGGAACGAACGAGGATATGGACCGCCTGATCGCGGAGGCGGACAAACGGGGCATCAAAATCCTGATGGATCTTGTGGTCAACCATACCTCGGATCAGCACCCATGGTTCCAGGAAGCGATCCGCGATCCGGGCAGCAAATACGCCGATTATTACATTTTTGAGGAAACAGAGGACGGAAACCCGCCCAACAATTTGCGCGCGTATTTTTCCACTCCGGCCTGGACGCGCGTGCCCGGCACGAACCGCTGGTATTTCCATGCCTTTGCCGCCGAACAGCCCGACCTTAACTGGGAAAACCCCGCTTTGCGCGCGGAGATCGCCGATATGGTCAACTGGTGGCTGGACAAAGGCCTTGGCGGGTTTCGTATTGATGCTATCAGCAACATTAAAAAATCCCCGCTGGTGCGTGCTCATCGGCTGTTTGAAGCGGATGCTCCCGACGGCACGGCGTTTATAAGGGACTGGGTCGTCAACCAGCCCGGCATCACGGACTTTTTGAGTGAACTGGCGGATCATACCTTTCGTCCGCACGACAGCATGACGGTGGCGGAAGCGGATGTCCCTCCCGATTTGCTCAAGGCGTTTATCGGGCCGGACGGATTTTTCTCCATGACGTTTGATTTTACCTATGCGGATATCGATGAACGTGGTCTGCCGCCGTTTTCCAAACCTGTTTTCACGCTGGATGACCTGCGCGCCGCTCTGTTCAAAAGCCAGATGCACACACAGGATGTCGGGGGATGGGCGGCGCCTTTTCTGGAGAACCACGACCAGCCGCGTTCACTGAACAAATACATCCCGGCGGAAGACATCGGTTATGCCAGTGCGACCATGCTGGCCACGCTGCTTCTGACATTGCGCGGCACGCCGTTTATCTATCAGGGAGAAGAACTGGGGATGACCAACTGCCCCATGGAGCTTGGGGAGTATGACGATCTGGCTGTCTCCAACCAATACGAGGATGGACTGCGGAGAGGGCATGCACATGAATGGATGCTCGAATATTTTAACCGCAGAAGCCGCGACAACAGCCGCACGCCCTTTCAGTGGAATGATGGGCCAAACGCGGGCTTCACCACCGGCAGCCCCTGGCTGAAAGTCAATCCCAATTATGTTGCGGTCAACGAAGAGCAACAGGCGGGCGACCCGCATTCGATCCTCAGCGATTATCAGCGACTGATCGGCCTGCGCAGGCGGTCTTCCGTATCCGACCTCCTCACCTACGGGACGTTTGAACCGGTGGAGTGCGGCGGAACCATCATTGCGTACCGCCGCGCGCTGAAAGGGCGTTCGGTGCTGGTTCTGCTCAACTTCGGCAGCTCCCGCACGGATTTCAATCTTTCAGGCTGTGAAGGGCTTGTATTTACCAATCTGGAGGGTACGGCCCGCAAAGGCCATATGCTGGAACTCCTGCCGTATCAGGCTGTCCTGCTCACGGAAACGGAATAA